Proteins encoded within one genomic window of Candidatus Nezhaarchaeota archaeon:
- the mcrA gene encoding coenzyme-B sulfoethylthiotransferase subunit alpha, with translation MVAREKMFMEALRRKFKEAPEEKYTKFYIYGQWKQSKRKTEFVEWSQKIAKERGIPMYNPSLHLAGGVGQRVLMPYQVSGTDIFVEPDDLHFVNNAAMQQMWHDIRRTVIVGLDAAHTILTRRLGKEVTPETINHYLEVLNHALPGAAVVQEHMVETHPALVADSYVKVFTGDDELADEIDDRFLIDINKEFPPEQAAQLKAAIGKRIYQVLRMPTIIAMTCDGGTMARWAAMQISMSMINAYRLMAGEAAVGEFAFAAKHAELIEMGTLMPWRRVRSPNEPGGIPLGYLADMCQADRVKPDDPAWCALETIAMAAVLYDQFWFGSYMSGGVGFTQYATATYTDNILDDYCYYGMDLVLKKYGGFAKVKPSWDVIRELATELTMYGLECYEKFPALMETHFGGSQRAAVVAAGAGVTVSLATGNAQAGLNAWYLSQLLHRESAGRLGFYGYDCQDQCGSANSFSWRSDEGLPFELRGVNYPNYAMNVGHQSAYAGIIKAAHVARGDAWCVSPLIKVAFADKHLKFDFTRPRLCFAKGALREFMPAGLLDPIIPPH, from the coding sequence GTGGTAGCTCGAGAAAAGATGTTTATGGAGGCACTACGCAGGAAGTTCAAGGAAGCCCCTGAAGAGAAGTATACTAAATTCTACATATACGGTCAATGGAAGCAATCAAAGAGGAAGACGGAGTTCGTTGAATGGTCTCAGAAGATAGCTAAGGAAAGAGGCATACCGATGTACAACCCCTCTTTGCACTTAGCTGGCGGTGTCGGTCAGAGAGTCCTAATGCCATATCAGGTCTCTGGAACCGATATATTTGTTGAACCCGACGATCTTCACTTCGTTAATAACGCCGCCATGCAGCAGATGTGGCATGACATAAGGAGGACGGTCATAGTAGGTCTTGACGCTGCCCACACGATACTAACGAGAAGACTAGGTAAAGAGGTCACACCTGAGACAATAAACCACTACCTGGAAGTTCTAAACCACGCTCTGCCAGGAGCAGCCGTAGTCCAAGAGCACATGGTTGAAACGCATCCAGCCCTGGTCGCCGACAGCTACGTCAAGGTCTTCACGGGTGATGACGAGCTCGCAGATGAAATAGACGATAGGTTCTTAATCGACATAAACAAGGAGTTTCCACCAGAACAAGCAGCTCAACTGAAGGCAGCTATAGGAAAGAGGATCTACCAGGTCTTGAGGATGCCGACAATAATAGCAATGACGTGTGATGGAGGAACCATGGCTCGATGGGCTGCCATGCAAATCTCGATGTCCATGATCAACGCCTACAGGTTAATGGCTGGTGAGGCGGCTGTCGGAGAATTTGCATTTGCAGCAAAGCATGCTGAGCTAATAGAAATGGGCACGCTAATGCCATGGAGGAGGGTTAGAAGCCCCAACGAACCTGGAGGAATACCACTAGGATATCTAGCAGATATGTGCCAGGCGGACAGAGTTAAGCCTGATGACCCAGCCTGGTGTGCTCTAGAGACCATAGCCATGGCGGCGGTCCTCTATGATCAGTTCTGGTTTGGAAGTTACATGAGCGGCGGAGTAGGCTTCACTCAATATGCAACAGCAACCTACACCGACAACATACTCGATGACTACTGCTACTACGGTATGGACTTGGTGCTCAAGAAGTATGGAGGCTTCGCCAAGGTCAAGCCGAGTTGGGACGTGATAAGAGAGCTCGCAACAGAGCTCACCATGTACGGCTTAGAATGTTACGAGAAGTTCCCAGCGTTAATGGAGACACACTTTGGAGGTAGTCAGAGAGCTGCTGTAGTAGCTGCAGGAGCTGGTGTAACTGTTTCTCTAGCTACTGGAAATGCTCAAGCTGGGCTTAACGCCTGGTACTTAAGCCAGCTACTACATAGAGAGTCTGCCGGAAGACTTGGATTCTATGGATACGACTGTCAGGATCAATGCGGTTCTGCTAACAGCTTCTCTTGGAGAAGTGATGAAGGTTTACCATTTGAGCTTAGAGGCGTGAACTACCCCAACTACGCGATGAATGTCGGTCACCAATCAGCCTACGCCGGCATAATAAAGGCAGCTCACGTAGCTAGAGGAGATGCTTGGTGCGTTAGCCCACTTATCAAGGTGGCCTTCGCCGACAAGCACTTAAAGTTCGACTTCACCAGACCGAGACTCTGCTTTGCTAAAGGTGCTCTTAGAGAGTTCATGCCAGCAGGTCTCCTAGACCCGATAATACCACCACATTAA
- a CDS encoding methyl-coenzyme M reductase family protein, with protein MYDYGYYIFEGGLYRKNEVIDFIEDLGGVVIEEFSMGLDLVMFIAIPRTDLDNFMKLVEEVKAKVREAKLIGSEVAVVSPSMSFRHLPHPACDINEYLRRHGAKTFMVGLSRGVGQRRAMITSYERNFLNEVDAAVFIMGNVDECIKRKAGMLRDLHIPMVIVGGPQHVDLPEWVAYVGGLGRVAHRLKSSEEEEVLEKIVNVLSKLLEKKREEFFEDPPLVPPVLLKQEIERQIEEAKGSTVLKVDGVRVLLSYDEYSKPIGDVIIEGYKVKEIASIRRSVLNNHILVKLLPESALN; from the coding sequence ATGTACGACTACGGGTACTACATATTCGAGGGAGGACTTTACAGGAAGAACGAGGTCATCGACTTCATAGAGGATCTAGGCGGTGTAGTGATAGAGGAGTTTTCAATGGGCTTGGACTTAGTAATGTTCATTGCAATCCCAAGAACAGATCTCGACAACTTCATGAAGTTGGTTGAAGAGGTTAAGGCTAAGGTTCGTGAGGCCAAGCTTATAGGTTCAGAAGTAGCGGTCGTCTCTCCAAGTATGTCCTTTAGGCACTTGCCCCATCCAGCATGCGATATCAACGAGTACCTGAGGAGACATGGAGCAAAGACATTCATGGTTGGTCTTTCGAGGGGGGTTGGGCAGAGAAGGGCTATGATTACAAGCTATGAAAGGAATTTCTTGAACGAGGTTGACGCCGCAGTTTTCATCATGGGCAATGTCGATGAATGCATAAAGAGGAAGGCTGGGATGCTTAGGGACCTTCATATACCGATGGTAATCGTCGGCGGCCCCCAACACGTCGATCTTCCAGAGTGGGTGGCATATGTAGGAGGACTTGGGAGAGTAGCGCATCGTTTAAAGTCGAGTGAGGAGGAAGAAGTTCTTGAAAAGATAGTAAACGTTCTTAGTAAGCTACTTGAGAAGAAGAGAGAAGAGTTCTTTGAAGACCCCCCTCTTGTGCCTCCGGTGCTTTTAAAACAGGAGATCGAGAGACAAATTGAGGAAGCAAAAGGCTCCACGGTCCTTAAAGTTGATGGAGTCAGGGTATTGCTTAGCTACGATGAGTATTCCAAGCCTATAGGTGATGTAATTATTGAAGGGTATAAGGTGAAGGAGATAGCTTCTATTAGGAGGTCTGTGCTGAATAATCACATATTGGTTAAGTTATTGCCGGAGTCAGCATTGAATTAG
- the mcrG gene encoding coenzyme-B sulfoethylthiotransferase subunit gamma: MSEYKPQFYPGSSLIAQNRRKYMDPSYQLRRLRSISDEDIVRLLGHRAPGEAYKTVHPPLEEMGEPDCPIRKLVEPTPGAKAGDRIRYIQFTDSVYFAPLHPVIRCWVYHNRWRGVDPGSLSGRTPLEGRERDVELIAKDLLETELFDPARSAVRGASVHGHALRLDENGLMFDMQRRYKYDPEKGEVVYIKDQTGKPLDKPIYVGKPLPEEELKKITTIFRADYISLRDDPELMEFVQRLHWLRTLAGANPELVKGI, translated from the coding sequence ATGAGCGAATACAAACCTCAATTCTATCCTGGTTCAAGCCTAATAGCACAAAATAGAAGAAAGTACATGGACCCAAGTTACCAGCTCAGAAGGCTTAGAAGCATAAGTGACGAGGACATAGTGAGACTTTTAGGTCACAGAGCTCCTGGAGAAGCTTACAAGACTGTTCATCCTCCATTGGAGGAGATGGGCGAGCCTGATTGTCCGATAAGAAAGCTTGTTGAACCAACGCCTGGAGCGAAGGCTGGTGACAGAATAAGGTACATACAGTTTACTGACTCAGTCTATTTTGCACCGCTACATCCAGTTATACGATGCTGGGTTTACCACAATAGATGGAGGGGTGTCGATCCAGGGTCGTTATCAGGCAGGACTCCGCTTGAAGGTAGGGAGAGAGACGTGGAGCTCATAGCTAAGGACCTTCTCGAAACCGAGTTATTTGATCCAGCAAGGTCAGCAGTTAGAGGTGCATCAGTTCACGGGCATGCATTAAGGCTTGACGAGAACGGCCTAATGTTCGACATGCAGAGAAGGTATAAGTACGATCCTGAGAAGGGGGAAGTGGTCTACATCAAAGATCAAACGGGTAAGCCGCTTGATAAGCCAATTTACGTGGGCAAGCCATTACCAGAAGAGGAGCTAAAGAAGATCACAACGATATTTAGAGCGGACTACATCTCACTAAGAGACGATCCAGAGTTAATGGAGTTCGTGCAAAGGCTGCACTGGTTGAGGACCTTGGCTGGTGCTAATCCAGAATTGGTAAAGGGGATTTAG
- the atwA gene encoding methyl coenzyme M reductase system, component A2 has product MILLEVQGVSKEFNGVRVLDGVSFKLRLGESLGIFGKSGAGKSVLMHMIRGVKGYEPTDGKIIYHVAVCPQCLWIETPDFSCKPCPYCNSVMEYRIIDFWGESDRKIVEALRARVAIMFQRTFALYGSLTPLENVMEALRRARVREDMALKLAIDYLNHVNLLHRMLHPAEVLSGGEKQRVVLARQIAANPILLLADEPTGTLDPYNAELVSRVLLKEFKEKGKCMMVASHIPIVLRRLCDRIIWLSEGRIAMDGSADEVFNTFLRDLRELTLERAPTGDDVLRIINVSKYYYSLDRGLVKAVDGVSLTVKEREILGIVGRSGAGKTTLSRIICGITEPSVGRVEIRIGDRWYDITKQGYERAIALSYIGLLHQEYSLYPYRTVIENLSSAIGLELPEELARLKAVYTLKSVGLDQKTIDKILNKYPDELSEGERHRVALAQVLVKEPRIVVLDEPSGTMDPITKVEVAKSILMSRSQLDETFIIVSHDVDFVKLTCDRIVLMDSGKIVGYLDPKKISWEALAARLSG; this is encoded by the coding sequence ATGATATTACTCGAAGTCCAGGGGGTAAGTAAAGAATTCAACGGAGTAAGAGTACTCGATGGTGTATCATTTAAACTAAGGCTTGGAGAAAGCCTTGGAATTTTTGGCAAAAGCGGAGCAGGCAAATCGGTCTTAATGCACATGATTCGAGGGGTTAAGGGCTACGAGCCAACGGACGGTAAGATCATATACCATGTAGCCGTGTGTCCTCAGTGTTTATGGATTGAGACACCCGACTTCAGCTGTAAGCCTTGCCCTTACTGCAACTCTGTGATGGAATACAGGATCATCGATTTCTGGGGTGAGTCGGATAGAAAAATTGTTGAAGCTTTGAGGGCTCGAGTTGCTATAATGTTTCAAAGAACATTCGCACTTTACGGTAGCCTGACGCCACTGGAGAATGTCATGGAGGCACTAAGGAGAGCTAGAGTTAGGGAGGACATGGCTCTTAAGCTTGCGATAGATTACTTAAATCACGTCAACCTACTGCATAGGATGCTACACCCAGCTGAAGTTTTAAGTGGAGGGGAGAAGCAAAGAGTTGTACTTGCAAGGCAAATAGCCGCGAACCCCATTTTACTTCTGGCTGATGAACCTACTGGCACGTTAGATCCATACAATGCTGAGCTCGTAAGCAGAGTCCTGCTGAAGGAGTTTAAGGAGAAAGGGAAGTGCATGATGGTAGCTTCCCACATCCCAATAGTTCTACGGAGGCTTTGCGATAGAATCATATGGCTTAGTGAGGGGAGGATTGCGATGGATGGTAGTGCCGATGAGGTTTTCAATACTTTTCTTAGGGATCTTAGAGAGCTAACACTAGAAAGAGCCCCGACAGGAGACGACGTTCTAAGGATCATAAACGTAAGTAAGTACTACTATTCACTTGATAGAGGACTTGTAAAAGCTGTAGACGGTGTTAGCCTAACAGTTAAGGAACGAGAGATCTTGGGAATAGTTGGAAGAAGCGGGGCTGGAAAAACGACTTTGTCACGAATCATATGTGGAATTACAGAGCCCTCAGTCGGCAGGGTGGAGATCAGGATTGGAGATCGCTGGTATGACATCACTAAGCAAGGCTACGAAAGAGCCATAGCACTAAGTTACATAGGCCTTCTGCATCAAGAATACTCCCTCTACCCCTATAGGACGGTGATAGAAAACCTGAGCTCAGCTATAGGATTAGAGCTACCAGAGGAGCTAGCTAGGCTTAAAGCAGTCTACACGTTAAAGTCTGTAGGTCTGGACCAAAAAACCATAGACAAGATACTCAATAAGTACCCCGACGAGCTTAGTGAGGGTGAGAGACATAGAGTTGCATTAGCTCAAGTTTTAGTTAAGGAGCCTAGGATAGTGGTCCTTGACGAGCCCTCGGGAACCATGGATCCCATCACTAAAGTCGAGGTAGCTAAATCTATATTGATGTCGAGATCACAGCTTGACGAGACGTTCATTATAGTTTCTCACGACGTTGACTTCGTCAAATTGACTTGTGACAGGATCGTGCTGATGGATAGTGGTAAGATAGTAGGTTACCTAGATCCTAAGAAGATATCGTGGGAAGCACTTGCTGCTAGGCTTAGCGGATAA
- a CDS encoding DUF2098 domain-containing protein: MKVQDYVINRKGMKITVGSRVRYIGTGTVGVVKAINLAYEKYWALLDSTNLYYDVDYLEPLSEVSGKREANLGAGVKEVDSVIKKEDRVIEKATEVTPSGAG; the protein is encoded by the coding sequence ATGAAAGTGCAGGATTATGTGATTAACAGGAAGGGTATGAAGATAACAGTAGGATCGCGAGTAAGATACATCGGTACAGGAACTGTTGGGGTTGTAAAGGCGATAAACTTAGCTTATGAGAAGTACTGGGCTCTCTTAGACTCTACAAACCTATATTACGACGTTGATTATCTAGAACCATTATCAGAGGTGAGCGGAAAGAGGGAGGCGAACTTAGGAGCTGGGGTAAAGGAGGTAGACTCCGTTATAAAAAAAGAGGATAGAGTTATTGAAAAAGCTACTGAAGTAACCCCTTCGGGTGCTGGTTAA
- a CDS encoding methyl-coenzyme M reductase operon protein D, protein MLEKQIEVFPYRVLSERTTKKLLRRISKIKGVLEAIPHVLRYEDGETVTKRIIVALNGTSPIEEVFKKIDDVCKELLPFGYMIRSGVFIKPRPTVSDYLRGTQASSEEMEEKY, encoded by the coding sequence ATGTTAGAGAAGCAAATAGAGGTTTTCCCATACAGGGTGTTGAGTGAGAGAACGACTAAGAAACTTTTAAGGAGAATATCAAAGATCAAGGGAGTTCTGGAAGCGATACCTCATGTTCTGAGATACGAGGATGGAGAGACGGTTACGAAGAGGATAATCGTTGCTTTAAACGGTACATCTCCCATAGAAGAGGTCTTTAAGAAGATAGACGATGTTTGTAAAGAGCTATTACCATTTGGTTACATGATTAGAAGCGGAGTTTTCATAAAGCCAAGACCCACGGTCTCAGATTACCTTAGAGGAACTCAAGCCTCAAGTGAGGAGATGGAGGAGAAGTATTGA
- a CDS encoding DUF483 domain-containing protein: MNGTESFRRIVSIVSEIKKLTEGLPSNEASERVRKVYSDFPKVAELVAEAFLHDRLIGIYDRLLLELSLVEKYDPPVRPALDPEFALALRLYSFDDVEVGKFLGYPDCCIRSFVNECRLFFDEEHLRELKEIRKVGLKVVLTAGFIPCSLYCKNAVRSGLLEHLNDLSQVLSLNDKLKKMLPHSHSAYQSFYEFL, from the coding sequence TTGAATGGCACTGAAAGCTTTAGACGTATAGTCTCCATAGTGAGCGAGATAAAGAAGTTGACAGAAGGGCTACCCAGTAATGAGGCTTCAGAGAGAGTAAGGAAAGTGTACAGCGACTTTCCTAAAGTGGCGGAGCTAGTGGCTGAAGCCTTTCTTCATGATAGGCTCATAGGGATCTACGATAGGCTACTTCTTGAGCTATCACTAGTTGAAAAGTACGATCCCCCTGTTAGACCTGCCTTAGATCCAGAGTTCGCTTTAGCCTTAAGGTTATATTCGTTTGACGATGTTGAGGTTGGTAAGTTCCTTGGGTATCCTGATTGCTGTATAAGAAGCTTTGTTAATGAATGCAGACTCTTCTTTGACGAAGAGCATCTAAGGGAGCTCAAGGAGATAAGGAAGGTAGGATTAAAGGTCGTCTTGACGGCGGGCTTCATACCGTGTAGCCTATATTGCAAGAATGCTGTGAGGTCAGGTCTTTTGGAGCACTTAAACGATTTATCGCAAGTGTTGTCATTAAATGATAAACTTAAAAAGATGCTCCCTCATTCTCACTCGGCTTACCAAAGCTTCTACGAATTCTTATGA
- a CDS encoding methanogenesis marker 5 protein has protein sequence MIFPPNSLILYDMVLRFGHKPLAIMSKIGEKVRNPEIDSPPVNITYEEPRHGVKYCAVEVPSGVRGRMALLGPLIEEAEAAIIVDDPDISFGCSGCARTNELVIQMLYEKNIPILRLRYPRNKDEAREFVRSIVKFLKSLDSDGG, from the coding sequence ATGATATTCCCACCAAATAGCCTAATACTTTACGATATGGTCCTAAGGTTTGGTCATAAACCCTTAGCGATAATGTCGAAGATAGGTGAGAAAGTAAGAAATCCTGAGATCGACTCTCCACCAGTAAACATAACCTACGAGGAACCTAGACATGGAGTAAAGTACTGTGCTGTCGAAGTCCCTTCAGGAGTTAGAGGAAGAATGGCTCTATTGGGACCGTTAATTGAAGAAGCTGAGGCGGCAATAATAGTCGATGACCCTGACATATCATTTGGATGCTCTGGCTGTGCTAGGACAAATGAATTGGTAATACAAATGCTTTATGAGAAGAACATTCCAATACTGAGGTTGAGGTACCCTCGAAATAAGGATGAGGCGCGAGAGTTTGTTCGTTCGATAGTAAAATTCTTGAAGTCCCTGGATAGTGATGGAGGATGA
- a CDS encoding ATP-binding cassette domain-containing protein yields the protein MVFVEVRDLTKIYRTSYGVEIKALDGINFAVEKGEFLGLLGESGSGKTTLIRILRGAERFDRGVVRVGDVEVTPNSSPDEYNKLMRKTAIHLQRSFGLWPETVLENVIRALRWAYTGIETLPLPGSGEYEKLAEEALQILDLVGLRERANLWAIALSGGEKQRLILARQIAKKPEVLLLDEPVTMTCPRTRLEVVRTLRRINDLGITIIMASHMPEMHRRLCDRVIWLDKGVIVGEGSPSDMLTKFLSKLEPPLPRPLKPKNLRTVLRTKKVTKRYRIVPFGEVFTLKEADLELKRGEVTALLGPSGSGKTVILRLIAGLELPDSGEVLVKSNRRWIDITKLGEKSMKARQEIGILHQEFALPYWAKVIDLFAARLGLKSWDVIQRAIERAKELGIDVKVLDALHRIAELPEEEARAKLEELGFTTDIIKELFPVLPAELVKSQVEGLLRALRLPEDVLYRRSYELSGGEQIRVALALALVSKPSILLLDEPFGDLDPVTSRSAANAIKSVVSDLNISVLLVDHQLGFVKETCHKGVVIDNGVILYKGPIKASLRFYKKNVLKV from the coding sequence ATGGTCTTCGTAGAAGTCAGAGATTTAACGAAGATCTATAGGACGAGCTATGGAGTCGAGATAAAGGCCCTAGATGGAATAAATTTTGCCGTAGAGAAAGGGGAGTTTCTGGGTCTCTTAGGCGAGAGCGGATCTGGTAAAACCACACTAATAAGGATTCTAAGAGGTGCAGAAAGGTTCGATAGAGGAGTTGTTAGAGTTGGCGATGTAGAGGTGACGCCCAACTCGTCCCCTGATGAATATAACAAGTTAATGCGTAAGACCGCTATACATCTTCAGAGGTCTTTTGGTCTTTGGCCCGAGACTGTGTTGGAGAATGTCATTAGAGCTTTGCGATGGGCGTACACAGGGATTGAAACCTTGCCTCTTCCGGGTTCTGGAGAGTACGAGAAGTTAGCTGAAGAAGCTCTTCAGATTCTCGACCTGGTGGGATTGAGGGAAAGAGCTAATCTTTGGGCCATAGCGCTTAGTGGTGGCGAGAAGCAGAGACTTATCCTAGCAAGGCAGATAGCTAAGAAGCCTGAAGTGCTCTTATTAGATGAACCCGTGACGATGACTTGCCCAAGGACTAGACTTGAGGTCGTAAGGACCTTAAGGAGGATTAATGATCTTGGTATTACGATAATCATGGCCTCACACATGCCTGAGATGCATAGAAGGCTTTGTGATAGAGTTATATGGCTTGACAAAGGCGTTATTGTGGGAGAGGGCTCACCCAGCGACATGCTTACAAAGTTCCTATCGAAACTTGAGCCACCGCTTCCAAGACCTCTTAAGCCCAAAAATTTGAGGACTGTTTTGAGGACTAAGAAAGTGACTAAGAGGTACAGGATAGTACCATTCGGAGAGGTATTTACTTTAAAAGAGGCTGATCTTGAATTGAAGAGGGGGGAAGTCACAGCTCTATTAGGACCTTCAGGTTCCGGGAAGACCGTAATACTGAGACTGATAGCTGGGCTCGAGTTGCCGGACAGCGGCGAAGTCTTGGTGAAGAGCAATCGTAGATGGATAGACATAACGAAGCTAGGCGAGAAAAGCATGAAAGCTAGGCAGGAAATAGGAATTCTACATCAAGAATTTGCTCTGCCTTACTGGGCTAAGGTCATAGATCTATTTGCTGCAAGACTTGGATTAAAGAGCTGGGACGTTATTCAGAGAGCCATAGAGAGAGCTAAGGAGCTTGGGATTGATGTTAAAGTACTTGATGCTCTTCATAGAATAGCTGAGCTGCCAGAGGAAGAGGCTAGGGCAAAGCTTGAAGAGCTCGGCTTCACCACGGACATAATTAAAGAGCTCTTTCCAGTACTACCTGCGGAGTTAGTTAAGAGTCAGGTCGAGGGTTTGCTTAGAGCGCTTAGACTGCCAGAGGATGTCCTATATCGAAGAAGCTATGAGTTATCAGGAGGGGAGCAGATTAGAGTTGCATTAGCGCTAGCACTAGTTTCTAAGCCAAGCATCTTACTACTCGATGAACCATTCGGCGACCTAGATCCAGTAACGTCAAGAAGTGCAGCGAATGCCATAAAGAGTGTCGTATCAGATTTAAATATTTCCGTCCTACTCGTTGACCATCAACTAGGATTCGTTAAGGAGACATGTCACAAAGGAGTAGTCATAGATAATGGAGTAATCCTCTATAAGGGTCCAATAAAGGCCTCACTAAGGTTCTACAAGAAGAACGTGTTAAAAGTGTAA
- a CDS encoding methanogenesis marker 15 protein encodes MTVRIAQISCGTEYSGIQGEVYRAAEISGMQIVFPEIDSDDIKRAMDVIGLYPASTGLRVMLARALAIAEGRVEVDGVIIMTCFRCAEGALVRHTIRRFLHKTTKIPVISYSFTERTKAENLLLRFEALVNMIERRTLLARRKHEGLTIGIDSGSTMTKGVVMKDGEILAAYWLPTIDVVTSGLKVYEELFKRTGILRSQVEAIGVTGYGRFILGRELKANLVQEEITVCSKGAAYLGSVQEGYSTIIDIGGADNKAIALYEGVPYSFTVGGICAGASGRFLEITATRLGVDLMTLGELALKGDHRKVIMNAYCIVFGLHDLVTALAKGARREDVAAAACYSVAEQFFEQQFQEIEVKEPVLQIGGTSLIKGLVKAFEDTLKMKIIVPPYSQFAGAVGAAILSSALVRSG; translated from the coding sequence ATGACCGTAAGGATAGCACAAATATCATGTGGGACCGAGTACAGTGGCATTCAGGGAGAGGTATATAGAGCCGCTGAAATCAGCGGGATGCAAATCGTGTTTCCTGAGATTGATTCTGACGACATTAAGAGAGCAATGGACGTCATAGGTCTGTATCCTGCAAGCACTGGGTTGAGGGTTATGCTCGCAAGAGCGTTAGCTATAGCTGAAGGTAGGGTTGAAGTTGATGGAGTGATAATTATGACCTGCTTCAGGTGTGCAGAAGGCGCTTTAGTTCGACATACGATAAGACGTTTCCTTCACAAAACGACCAAGATTCCAGTGATATCATATTCATTCACTGAGAGAACTAAGGCTGAAAACCTATTGTTGAGGTTCGAAGCTCTCGTGAATATGATTGAGCGACGCACACTGCTTGCTAGGAGGAAGCATGAAGGGCTAACTATTGGAATAGACTCTGGATCAACAATGACTAAAGGAGTGGTCATGAAGGATGGAGAGATCTTAGCTGCTTACTGGTTGCCGACAATAGACGTGGTGACTTCGGGGTTAAAAGTCTATGAAGAGCTATTTAAGAGGACTGGCATCTTAAGAAGCCAGGTTGAAGCCATAGGGGTAACAGGTTATGGCCGCTTCATACTGGGTAGAGAGCTTAAAGCGAACCTAGTGCAAGAAGAGATAACCGTCTGCTCGAAAGGAGCTGCATACTTGGGTAGCGTCCAAGAGGGTTACTCAACGATAATAGATATAGGTGGTGCAGACAACAAAGCAATAGCTTTGTACGAAGGGGTTCCGTATAGCTTCACTGTTGGAGGGATATGCGCAGGGGCCTCAGGTCGTTTTCTGGAGATAACTGCTACGAGACTCGGTGTGGATTTAATGACGTTAGGAGAGCTAGCATTAAAGGGAGATCATCGTAAAGTAATTATGAATGCCTATTGCATAGTCTTTGGGCTCCACGATTTAGTGACGGCTCTCGCAAAAGGTGCAAGAAGAGAGGATGTTGCTGCAGCTGCTTGTTATAGTGTTGCAGAGCAATTTTTCGAACAACAATTCCAGGAGATTGAGGTCAAGGAACCAGTACTACAAATAGGAGGGACATCGCTAATCAAAGGGCTTGTAAAGGCCTTCGAGGATACGCTTAAGATGAAAATCATAGTGCCCCCGTACTCTCAATTTGCTGGTGCAGTAGGAGCAGCGATATTGTCATCAGCACTTGTTAGAAGTGGCTAA